One genomic window of Devosia salina includes the following:
- a CDS encoding nicotinate-nucleotide adenylyltransferase gives MTLRPPLRIPGITTMPPSAPGMRIGLFGGSFNPMHQGHLLVMEETLRRLELHALWVLVTPGNPLKDNSSLPSLEARVLAARAMITDPRIRVTGFEAERGFAYSWQTVDFLTRTMPDRRFVWIMGADSLANFHRWQRWRDMAAKVPMAVYVRPGAGRRALASRAAATLDHAQLDETDTALLARCHAPAWIYLQGRQSPLSSTAIRAAQGTN, from the coding sequence TTGACCCTGCGACCGCCCCTCCGCATCCCCGGCATCACCACAATGCCGCCTTCTGCGCCCGGCATGCGCATTGGCCTGTTTGGTGGCAGCTTCAATCCCATGCACCAGGGGCATCTGCTGGTGATGGAGGAAACGCTGCGGCGGCTCGAACTGCATGCGCTCTGGGTGCTGGTGACGCCGGGCAATCCGCTCAAGGACAATTCATCGCTGCCCTCGCTGGAAGCCCGGGTCCTTGCGGCGCGGGCCATGATCACCGATCCGCGCATCCGCGTCACCGGTTTCGAGGCCGAGCGGGGCTTTGCCTATAGCTGGCAGACCGTGGATTTCCTCACCCGGACCATGCCCGACCGGCGCTTCGTCTGGATCATGGGCGCCGATAGTCTGGCCAATTTCCATCGCTGGCAGCGCTGGCGCGACATGGCCGCAAAAGTGCCGATGGCCGTCTATGTCCGCCCCGGGGCGGGCCGCCGGGCCCTGGCCTCCCGGGCCGCGGCAACGCTCGATCACGCCCAGCTCGACGAAACCGATACGGCCCTCCTGGCGCGCTGCCATGCCCCGGCCTGGATCTACCTCCAGGGTCGCCAATCCCCCCTGTCTTCGACCGCCATCCGGGCCGCGCAGGGCACAAATTAA
- the rsfS gene encoding ribosome silencing factor, which produces MAALPDNSLSASPAPVAGAQKPLIDLILDTLDDAKAEETVAVDITGKSSLADHMIVTSGRSQRHVGAVADQVITALRDNGYGKPRVEGLPHCDWVLVDAGDVILHIFRPEVREFYNIEKMWQADFAADQH; this is translated from the coding sequence ATGGCCGCGCTGCCCGACAATTCCCTCTCCGCTTCGCCCGCCCCCGTGGCCGGTGCGCAAAAGCCCCTGATCGACCTCATTCTCGACACGCTGGATGACGCCAAGGCCGAAGAAACGGTCGCGGTCGACATCACCGGCAAGTCGTCGCTGGCCGACCACATGATCGTCACCTCCGGTCGCTCGCAGCGCCATGTCGGTGCCGTCGCGGATCAGGTCATTACCGCCCTGCGCGACAATGGCTATGGCAAGCCGCGCGTCGAAGGACTGCCCCATTGCGACTGGGTGCTGGTGGATGCGGGCGATGTGATCCTGCACATCTTCCGCCCCGAAGTGCGCGAGTTCTACAACATCGAAAAGATGTGGCAGGCCGATTTCGCCGCCGACCAGCACTAA
- the rlmH gene encoding 23S rRNA (pseudouridine(1915)-N(3))-methyltransferase RlmH has translation MRIAIAAIGRMKNGPERELVARYLERANASGKPLALTGFEVSEINESRAGSAAARKAEEAKALRAALPEGITVMLDERGKGLNSEGFANQLARWRDDGRPAVGFVIGGADGIDPDFVRTADLTVSFSPMVWPHQLVRIMLAEQLYRATTILSGHPYHRGD, from the coding sequence ATGCGGATTGCGATTGCGGCCATTGGCCGGATGAAGAACGGGCCAGAGCGCGAGCTCGTGGCCCGTTATCTTGAGCGGGCCAATGCCAGCGGTAAGCCTCTGGCCCTGACCGGCTTCGAGGTCAGCGAGATCAACGAGTCGCGCGCCGGGTCGGCCGCAGCCCGCAAGGCCGAGGAGGCCAAGGCCCTGCGCGCCGCCCTGCCCGAGGGCATCACGGTGATGCTTGACGAACGCGGCAAGGGCCTCAATTCGGAAGGCTTTGCCAACCAGCTGGCGCGCTGGCGCGACGACGGCCGCCCTGCCGTGGGCTTCGTGATCGGGGGCGCCGACGGCATCGACCCGGACTTCGTGCGCACGGCCGACCTGACGGTGAGCTTCTCGCCCATGGTCTGGCCGCATCAACTGGTGCGCATCATGCTGGCCGAACAGCTCTATCGCGCCACCACCATTCTTTCGGGCCACCCCTATCATCGCGGCGACTAA
- a CDS encoding murein hydrolase activator EnvC family protein, which produces MPLRPASTLKALLAGSVAACLVAMPLLAQSEPAPAAVEDVDLRPSLPLEPAEPDAVERPATASEEAAQPSEAADTEPADKNVIDLEEVEASLSLSRERIDELKAEIAAMEGDRTQQNAALIAAAQRVKLAEIEVSDVEERISELIVRELEVRGRLDGADAEIANVLAALERISLNPPPALIVDPDDALGSARGAMLIAAILPQLREKADTVANDLKALTDIKTAALAEEQTLKANHQVLEEEQLRIATLIAARKQGITQMSAELQAEEAEAVALAEKATSLRELIGALSERAAQGASAAPVTADPDLPQLSAEAIELAFADAARTQPAVPFPLAQGYLALPANGVTVVDFGANDGRGGIAQGQSIVTRADAQVVAPADGWVLYKGPYLNYGQIVILNTGNGYTALLAGLDTITADIGQFVQMGEPLGTMGSRTIGRTVTTSAGNDQPTLYIELRQDNEPFDPAGWWANSEQTG; this is translated from the coding sequence ATGCCCCTGCGGCCGGCAAGTACACTCAAGGCCCTGCTGGCGGGCAGCGTCGCGGCATGTCTCGTCGCAATGCCGCTTCTGGCGCAATCCGAACCGGCTCCCGCGGCCGTCGAGGATGTGGACCTGCGCCCCTCGCTGCCCCTCGAACCCGCGGAACCCGATGCAGTAGAGAGGCCGGCAACCGCCTCCGAAGAGGCCGCACAGCCTTCCGAGGCCGCCGATACCGAGCCCGCCGACAAGAATGTCATCGATCTCGAAGAGGTAGAGGCCTCGCTCAGCCTCAGCCGTGAACGCATCGACGAGCTCAAGGCCGAGATCGCCGCCATGGAAGGCGATCGCACCCAGCAGAACGCCGCTCTGATCGCCGCCGCCCAGCGGGTCAAGCTGGCCGAGATCGAAGTGTCCGATGTCGAGGAACGGATTTCCGAGCTGATCGTGCGCGAACTGGAGGTGCGCGGCCGCCTTGACGGAGCCGATGCAGAGATCGCCAATGTTCTGGCCGCCCTCGAACGCATATCGCTGAACCCGCCTCCAGCCCTGATCGTCGATCCCGACGATGCGCTCGGCTCGGCGCGCGGCGCCATGCTGATCGCCGCCATCCTTCCCCAGCTGCGGGAAAAGGCCGACACGGTTGCCAATGACCTCAAGGCGCTGACCGACATCAAGACGGCAGCGCTGGCCGAGGAGCAGACGCTCAAGGCCAATCACCAGGTGCTCGAGGAGGAGCAGTTGCGCATCGCCACGCTGATCGCGGCGCGCAAGCAGGGCATCACCCAGATGAGTGCCGAATTGCAGGCCGAGGAGGCCGAAGCGGTCGCCCTGGCAGAAAAGGCCACGTCACTGCGCGAACTGATCGGCGCCCTGTCCGAACGCGCCGCCCAAGGCGCCAGCGCCGCGCCGGTCACTGCCGATCCCGACCTGCCGCAGCTCTCGGCCGAGGCCATCGAACTGGCCTTTGCCGATGCGGCCCGTACGCAACCCGCGGTCCCCTTCCCTCTGGCCCAGGGTTATCTGGCCCTGCCGGCCAATGGTGTCACCGTGGTGGATTTCGGCGCCAATGATGGCCGTGGCGGCATCGCCCAGGGGCAATCCATCGTGACCCGCGCAGACGCTCAGGTGGTGGCGCCGGCCGACGGCTGGGTGCTTTATAAGGGGCCTTACCTCAATTATGGCCAGATCGTCATTCTCAATACGGGCAATGGCTACACCGCCCTGCTCGCCGGCCTCGACACGATCACCGCCGATATCGGCCAGTTCGTGCAGATGGGCGAGCCATTGGGAACCATGGGATCACGCACAATTGGACGAACCGTGACCACCAGTGCTGGAAACGACCAGCCGACCCTCTATATTGAGCTGAGACAAGACAACGAGCCTTTCGACCCGGCCGGGTGGTGGGCCAACAGTGAACAGACGGGATAA
- a CDS encoding S41 family peptidase has translation MRLTTLRLAAICAAVLVPATVLIAQDQPPADPAPAPVEEQLDPNPSGETPEPTAAERAAAPRDPLEIYADLNLFGEIFDRIRAEYVDPPDEQELIRAAIQGMLTSLDPHSGYLPPADYDEMREDTSGQFGGLGVEIIMEEDLIKVVSPIDETPAARAGIMANDLIYEIDGQPVQGMTQDEAVEKMRGPVGTDVTITVLREGVTDPIEFKLTRGIISMRAVRWSMEGGAEEGEGDIAVLRLSRFSEQAFVGIERAIEDIYKARDDVAPKGIILDLRNNPGGLVDQSVYVADAFLNRGAVVLTRGRSESESARYDAAPDPLDAKIADVPLVVLINGGSASASEIVAGALQDHKRATLVGTRSFGKGSVQSIISLGPDGAMRLTTARYYTPNNRSIQALGITPDIEVRQVVPEEFQGRDEIIGEAGLEGHITIEGQEEASVGSSVYVPADKAEDTQLQYAIRLIKGEETDPAYPAKAE, from the coding sequence ATGCGCCTGACCACCCTTCGCCTTGCCGCCATCTGCGCGGCAGTGCTGGTGCCCGCCACAGTGCTGATCGCCCAGGACCAACCTCCGGCTGATCCGGCGCCGGCGCCCGTGGAGGAGCAGCTCGACCCCAATCCCAGCGGCGAAACGCCGGAGCCGACCGCCGCCGAACGCGCCGCCGCGCCGCGCGACCCGCTGGAAATCTACGCCGATCTCAACCTGTTCGGCGAAATCTTCGACCGTATCCGCGCCGAATATGTCGATCCACCCGACGAGCAGGAGCTGATCCGCGCCGCCATCCAGGGCATGCTCACCTCGCTCGATCCGCATTCGGGCTATCTGCCGCCGGCCGATTATGACGAGATGCGCGAAGACACTTCGGGCCAATTCGGTGGCCTGGGCGTCGAGATCATCATGGAAGAAGACCTCATCAAGGTCGTCTCGCCCATCGACGAGACCCCGGCCGCTCGCGCCGGCATCATGGCCAATGACCTGATCTACGAGATCGACGGTCAACCCGTGCAGGGCATGACCCAGGACGAGGCCGTCGAGAAGATGCGCGGTCCGGTGGGCACCGATGTCACCATCACCGTTCTGCGCGAGGGGGTCACCGATCCCATCGAGTTCAAGCTGACGCGCGGCATCATCTCGATGCGCGCCGTACGCTGGAGCATGGAGGGAGGAGCCGAGGAAGGCGAGGGCGATATCGCCGTGCTGCGCCTGTCGCGCTTCTCTGAACAGGCCTTTGTCGGCATCGAGCGTGCCATCGAGGACATCTACAAGGCGCGCGATGACGTGGCCCCCAAGGGCATCATCCTCGACCTTCGGAACAATCCCGGTGGCCTGGTCGACCAGTCGGTCTATGTCGCCGACGCCTTCCTCAATCGCGGTGCTGTGGTGCTCACCCGTGGTCGCAGCGAGAGCGAAAGCGCCCGCTATGATGCGGCTCCCGATCCCCTCGACGCCAAGATCGCCGATGTCCCGCTGGTCGTCCTGATCAATGGCGGCTCCGCCTCGGCCTCCGAGATCGTCGCCGGCGCCCTGCAGGACCACAAGCGCGCCACCCTGGTCGGCACGCGGTCCTTCGGCAAGGGCTCGGTGCAGTCGATCATCTCGCTGGGGCCGGACGGCGCCATGCGCCTGACGACCGCGCGCTATTACACGCCCAACAATCGCTCCATCCAGGCGCTGGGCATCACCCCGGACATCGAGGTGCGCCAGGTGGTTCCCGAGGAGTTCCAGGGGCGCGACGAGATCATTGGCGAAGCAGGGCTGGAAGGCCACATCACCATTGAAGGCCAGGAAGAGGCGAGCGTCGGCTCCTCTGTCTATGTCCCGGCGGACAAGGCGGAAGATACCCAGCTGCAATATGCCATCCGGCTGATCAAGGGCGAGGAGACGGACCCCGCCTATCCCGCAAAGGCGGAATAA
- a CDS encoding divergent polysaccharide deacetylase family protein, producing the protein MSTQPMANDLSTPLTGRRRRNQARSKRFHFPLARLLFGLIFLIIGGIALRLMLVDDPDGGRPSEEVAITSTRDNNSIANEAASHPATITADPGQYPANGSVIAVPTPSGSTAGSAMGQVPDQFGALPDLSEETSVGTIPRMSGTGLTPFAAYRRPVDSAATTGPMIGIVVTGLGINEQGSLDAIDQLPDDVSLAFAPYGRSLQSSVAAARAAGHEVMLEVPLEPFDYPQNDPGPHTMLTGETPRDNLEKLFWLMARFGGYFGVINNMGARFTASAVDMAPIMEEFGARGLGYLDDGSSNRSVAAQLASANRVPFGRAGEMIDANPARASILSALASLETEAIESGSAIGIVSALPISVQTVSDWARELDAKGIALVPVSALMK; encoded by the coding sequence ATGAGCACGCAGCCGATGGCCAATGACCTTTCCACGCCGCTGACCGGACGCCGGCGCCGGAATCAGGCCCGGTCGAAGCGGTTTCACTTCCCCCTTGCCCGGCTGCTTTTCGGCCTGATCTTCCTGATCATCGGCGGCATCGCCTTGCGCCTGATGCTGGTGGATGACCCCGATGGCGGTCGTCCCAGCGAGGAAGTGGCCATCACGTCCACCCGCGACAACAACTCCATTGCCAACGAGGCGGCCAGCCACCCGGCGACCATTACCGCCGACCCCGGTCAATACCCCGCCAATGGCTCGGTCATTGCTGTTCCCACCCCCTCCGGCAGCACCGCCGGCAGCGCCATGGGGCAGGTTCCCGACCAGTTTGGCGCGCTGCCAGACCTCAGCGAAGAAACCTCCGTCGGCACCATTCCGCGCATGTCCGGAACCGGTCTCACCCCCTTCGCGGCGTATCGCCGGCCCGTGGACAGTGCGGCGACCACCGGTCCGATGATCGGCATCGTCGTCACCGGCCTCGGCATCAATGAGCAGGGCTCGCTCGATGCCATCGACCAACTCCCCGATGATGTGTCGCTGGCCTTTGCGCCCTATGGCAGGTCGCTGCAATCCAGCGTCGCCGCGGCGCGCGCCGCCGGCCACGAGGTCATGCTCGAAGTCCCGCTCGAGCCCTTCGACTATCCCCAGAACGACCCCGGCCCCCACACCATGCTGACCGGGGAGACACCGCGCGACAATCTCGAAAAGCTGTTCTGGCTCATGGCCCGCTTCGGCGGCTATTTCGGCGTCATCAACAATATGGGCGCCCGGTTCACCGCCTCGGCGGTGGACATGGCCCCGATCATGGAAGAGTTTGGAGCGCGTGGCCTGGGCTATCTCGATGACGGATCGTCCAATCGCTCTGTGGCCGCTCAGCTCGCTTCCGCCAATCGCGTGCCGTTCGGCCGCGCCGGGGAAATGATAGACGCCAATCCGGCCCGGGCATCCATTCTCTCAGCGCTTGCCAGCCTTGAGACGGAAGCCATAGAATCGGGCAGCGCCATTGGTATTGTCAGCGCATTGCCCATCTCCGTGCAGACTGTGTCGGACTGGGCGCGCGAACTCGATGCCAAGGGAATTGCGCTGGTTCCGGTCAGCGCCCTGATGAAATAG
- a CDS encoding RNA pyrophosphohydrolase, whose product MPTSRPDREALPYRDCVGVAVFNADGNVFLGRRRIEGDPDQSASHGSAWQLPQGGIDKGEDPLRAALRELYEETSITSVSLLAEAPEWIYYDLPDDLLGKAWKGKYRGQRQRWFAFAFTGPDSEIDVEHPGGGKFEAEFDGWRWEKLSRAPALIVPFKRPAYEKVVEAFADIPQRFTHV is encoded by the coding sequence ATGCCGACCAGCCGGCCCGACCGTGAAGCCCTGCCCTATCGCGATTGCGTGGGCGTTGCCGTGTTCAATGCCGATGGCAATGTGTTTCTCGGGCGCCGCAGGATCGAGGGCGACCCCGACCAGTCGGCGAGCCATGGCTCGGCCTGGCAATTGCCGCAGGGCGGCATCGACAAGGGCGAGGACCCGCTGCGCGCCGCGCTGCGCGAACTCTACGAAGAGACCAGCATCACCTCGGTCAGCCTGCTCGCCGAGGCCCCGGAATGGATCTATTACGATCTGCCCGACGACCTTCTCGGCAAGGCCTGGAAGGGCAAATATCGCGGCCAGCGCCAGCGCTGGTTCGCCTTCGCCTTTACCGGACCCGACAGCGAAATCGATGTGGAGCATCCGGGCGGAGGCAAGTTCGAGGCCGAATTCGACGGCTGGCGCTGGGAAAAACTCAGCCGCGCGCCCGCGCTGATCGTGCCGTTCAAGCGCCCCGCCTACGAGAAGGTGGTCGAGGCCTTTGCCGATATCCCGCAGCGCTTCACCCATGTCTAG
- a CDS encoding aspartate/glutamate racemase family protein, which produces MKTIGLIGGMSWESSAHYYRILNQETAARLGGLHSAPVIMHSVDFAPIAAMQAAGQWYEAGHVLNEVARGLAAAGAEVLGLATNTMHVVAEAMMAGLDLPFIHIADPTAGALLADGFDTIGLLGTRFTMEMGFYKERLAGHGLNVLVPEVDHTNLNGIIYDELCKGIVREESRRVYQAAIDRMAARGAQAVILGCTEIGMLIDDSTSPLPTYDTTDLHAKALVSAALET; this is translated from the coding sequence ATGAAGACCATTGGCCTGATCGGCGGCATGAGCTGGGAGTCCAGCGCCCACTATTATCGCATTCTCAACCAGGAGACGGCGGCGCGCCTGGGCGGCCTGCATTCAGCACCGGTGATCATGCACTCGGTGGATTTCGCCCCGATTGCCGCCATGCAGGCTGCGGGTCAATGGTATGAGGCTGGTCATGTGCTCAACGAGGTCGCCCGTGGCCTGGCTGCTGCAGGCGCCGAGGTGCTTGGTCTGGCGACCAATACCATGCATGTCGTGGCGGAGGCCATGATGGCCGGCCTCGACCTTCCCTTCATCCATATTGCCGACCCGACGGCAGGGGCGCTGCTGGCGGACGGCTTCGATACAATTGGCCTTCTGGGCACCCGCTTCACCATGGAAATGGGCTTCTACAAGGAGCGGCTTGCGGGGCATGGGCTGAACGTGCTGGTGCCCGAGGTGGACCACACCAACCTCAACGGCATCATCTATGACGAGCTGTGCAAGGGCATCGTGCGCGAGGAGTCGCGCCGCGTCTATCAGGCCGCCATCGATCGCATGGCGGCGCGCGGCGCCCAGGCGGTGATCCTGGGGTGTACCGAGATCGGCATGCTGATCGATGACAGCACAAGCCCACTGCCCACCTACGACACCACCGACCTGCACGCCAAGGCGCTGGTCAGCGCCGCCCTGGAAACCTGA
- a CDS encoding methyl-accepting chemotaxis protein, protein MIMGSFLRNIRLTFAISSMTIGAITVAIMAVLGGLYYSLSASVAQDENDALRDTTRIAAEILQVNLPNLEVVVDDVGNVSALTARSMPRFRTHDVIDSVAHVAGHDVSVYVYDTEKSPDMVVGSTSLVDGAGERLMETSLVAGDPVFEALIGNQPVRAETSYNGADYLLSYKPIATAEGQVIGALMVAVDKGPIQAVLGRTMIVLGAVGLAGLVVTGILALLLARKLMRPIPDLAGVMGTLAQGELDSQVPYTEQRNEIGAMARAVEVFRANAVEKAALDAQARQHLAEAADHTGQLQAISRSQMVVEFELDGTVMTANDNFLALLGYRLEEIVGRPNALFLYDADPASQSYRQFWQDLSEGAFKSGEYRRRTKTGQEIWIQSTFTPIFDADGVPYKVVQFATDVTARKTSVAAIGAGLQRLAEGDLTGPIQTSFPPEFEDLRVALNGTIARFADVVGQLRLTTRSLRTASGELLSGANDLSERTTRQAATIEETSAAMEELAATVAGNADMAEKAAGKAETVSKAAAESGAVMGEANGAMERITASSAKISNIIGMIDDIAFQTNLLALNASVEAARAGDAGKGFAVVAVEVRRLAQSAASASAEVKALVEQSAGEVKGGSSLVAAAGDKLRAMLDAVAENSELVRSIALASREQAASIEEVSTAVRTLDQMTQHNASLVEQTNAVIEQTEGQTQALDMIVDVFTLEDDGKAPQQAAGRRAA, encoded by the coding sequence ATGATCATGGGTTCTTTCCTGCGCAATATCCGGCTGACCTTCGCCATATCCAGCATGACTATCGGTGCGATCACCGTGGCCATCATGGCGGTGCTTGGTGGGCTCTATTACAGCTTGAGCGCCTCGGTGGCTCAGGACGAGAATGACGCACTGCGCGACACGACCCGCATTGCCGCCGAAATCCTGCAGGTCAATCTGCCGAACCTCGAAGTGGTGGTCGACGATGTCGGCAATGTCTCCGCGCTGACCGCGCGGAGCATGCCGCGTTTCCGAACCCATGACGTCATCGATTCCGTGGCCCATGTGGCCGGGCACGATGTCTCGGTCTATGTCTATGACACCGAGAAGAGCCCTGACATGGTGGTGGGCAGCACGAGCCTTGTCGATGGCGCCGGTGAACGCCTGATGGAGACCAGCCTGGTTGCTGGCGACCCGGTGTTCGAAGCCCTGATCGGCAATCAGCCCGTGCGCGCCGAGACCAGCTATAATGGCGCAGACTATCTGTTGAGCTACAAGCCCATCGCCACGGCGGAGGGGCAGGTGATCGGCGCGCTGATGGTGGCGGTCGACAAGGGGCCGATCCAGGCCGTGCTGGGCCGGACCATGATCGTCCTGGGGGCCGTGGGGCTCGCGGGCCTCGTGGTCACCGGCATTTTGGCCCTGCTCTTGGCGCGCAAGCTGATGCGTCCCATTCCCGACCTTGCCGGCGTGATGGGGACCCTGGCCCAGGGCGAACTGGACAGCCAGGTGCCCTATACCGAGCAGCGCAATGAAATCGGCGCCATGGCCCGGGCGGTGGAAGTGTTCCGCGCCAATGCCGTGGAAAAGGCGGCCCTCGACGCGCAGGCCCGCCAGCACCTGGCCGAGGCGGCCGACCATACCGGACAACTGCAGGCGATTTCACGCAGCCAGATGGTGGTGGAATTCGAACTCGACGGCACGGTCATGACCGCCAATGACAATTTCCTGGCGCTGCTGGGCTACCGGCTCGAAGAGATCGTGGGGCGCCCCAATGCCCTGTTCCTTTATGACGCCGATCCGGCCAGCCAGAGCTATCGGCAGTTCTGGCAGGACCTGAGCGAAGGCGCGTTCAAGAGTGGCGAATATCGCCGCCGCACCAAGACGGGCCAGGAAATCTGGATCCAGAGCACGTTCACGCCGATCTTCGACGCCGATGGCGTGCCCTACAAGGTCGTGCAGTTCGCCACCGACGTGACGGCCCGCAAGACTTCGGTTGCGGCCATTGGCGCCGGGCTGCAGCGGCTGGCGGAGGGCGACCTGACCGGCCCGATCCAGACGAGCTTCCCACCCGAATTCGAGGATCTGCGGGTGGCCCTCAATGGCACGATCGCGCGCTTTGCCGATGTGGTGGGGCAGTTGCGGCTGACCACGCGCTCGCTGCGCACCGCCAGCGGCGAGCTGCTCTCTGGCGCCAACGACCTGTCGGAACGCACCACCCGCCAGGCGGCGACCATCGAGGAAACCTCGGCCGCGATGGAAGAACTGGCGGCGACTGTCGCCGGCAATGCGGACATGGCGGAGAAGGCCGCGGGCAAGGCCGAAACCGTCTCGAAGGCGGCAGCCGAAAGTGGCGCCGTCATGGGTGAGGCCAATGGCGCCATGGAGCGGATCACCGCCTCCTCGGCCAAGATCTCCAACATCATCGGTATGATCGACGATATCGCCTTCCAGACCAATCTGCTGGCGCTCAACGCCTCGGTGGAAGCGGCGCGCGCCGGGGATGCCGGCAAGGGCTTTGCCGTGGTGGCCGTGGAAGTGCGGCGCCTGGCCCAGAGCGCGGCCAGCGCATCCGCCGAGGTCAAGGCGCTGGTGGAACAGAGCGCCGGTGAGGTCAAGGGCGGGTCCAGCCTGGTCGCGGCGGCCGGTGACAAGCTCCGCGCCATGCTCGATGCGGTGGCGGAAAACAGTGAACTGGTGCGCTCGATCGCATTGGCCAGCCGCGAACAGGCGGCCTCGATCGAGGAGGTCAGCACCGCCGTGCGCACGCTCGACCAGATGACCCAGCACAATGCTTCGCTGGTTGAACAGACCAATGCGGTGATCGAGCAGACCGAAGGTCAGACCCAGGCGCTCGACATGATCGTGGATGTGTTCACGCTGGAAGACGACGGCAAGGCGCCGCAGCAGGCGGCAGGCCGCCGAGCCGCCTGA
- a CDS encoding F0F1 ATP synthase subunit epsilon — protein sequence MAEGLKIEIVSPERLVLSETVMSVTVPGTEGYFTVMDDHAPFMTTLKPGFITVTKSGGASDVYFVKGGFADVSASGLTILAEQSVPFTDFDHADLQAQIKAAEEELNRAATPEDKSYAQEVVSGLLNLAIEAQHIDGAHVH from the coding sequence ATGGCTGAAGGCCTCAAGATCGAGATCGTGTCGCCCGAGCGGCTGGTGCTGTCCGAAACCGTGATGTCGGTCACCGTGCCGGGCACGGAAGGCTATTTCACCGTGATGGACGACCATGCGCCGTTCATGACCACGCTCAAGCCCGGCTTCATCACCGTGACCAAGTCCGGTGGCGCGTCCGATGTCTATTTCGTCAAAGGCGGCTTTGCAGACGTGTCGGCCTCGGGCCTGACCATTCTGGCGGAGCAGTCGGTGCCGTTCACCGATTTCGACCATGCCGATCTGCAGGCCCAGATCAAGGCGGCCGAAGAAGAGCTCAATCGCGCCGCGACGCCGGAAGACAAGTCCTATGCCCAGGAAGTGGTATCGGGCCTGTTGAACCTGGCCATAGAGGCCCAGCATATCGACGGAGCGCATGTCCATTAA